CCGCGAAAACGTGAGGGATATCCGCGGAAATGAGAGATTTACCCGCCAAAATAAAAAAACACCCGCCAAAACAGCACATTTACCTGCCAAAAGCTGATTATAGTAAACTACGAACTCTCATACTGTCAGGTGCACCTAAAAAAAACACGCAGACTGCTAAAAGTCTGCGTGCTTGGCTTTATTTCATCCCCGAAATGGTGTAGCCCTCAATAATATGCTTTTGAAACAGCATGAAGATGATCACGATCGGTACGACCATAAAGGTAGAACCGGCCATCTGCAAGGCGAAGTTGCCGCCATATTGTCCTTTTAAAAGAGAAAGCCCGACAGACAGGGTATACAGTTTTTCATCGTTGGCGATGATCAAAGGCCATAGGAAACTGTTCCAGCCGGCGATAAATGTCAGGATCCCCTGAACAGCCAGGATGGGTTTAGAGATCGGCAGTATAATCTGAATGAACACCCGGAATTCACTGGCTCCATCGAGGCGTGCGGCTTCAAGAAGCTCATCTGGAATGGTAGACATGAACTGACGGAACAAAAAGATGCTGAACGCCCCGACTAATCCTGGTAAAACAATTCCGGCCATCGTATTCGTCAGGTGAAGCTGGTTCAAGATCAG
This genomic stretch from Fictibacillus marinisediminis harbors:
- a CDS encoding carbohydrate ABC transporter permease — its product is MTAIKAKTKTNASVKARRTASGQQWVTGIILALGGFLVSIPFIWMILSAFKPEMEVMQIPPTFLPHEFTLENFTNLFENMNFTVYLRNTIIVVLCSFAGLFLNAMAGYAFAKYQFKGREKLFYLVLATMMIPGQVTMIPVYLILNQLHLTNTMAGIVLPGLVGAFSIFLFRQFMSTIPDELLEAARLDGASEFRVFIQIILPISKPILAVQGILTFIAGWNSFLWPLIIANDEKLYTLSVGLSLLKGQYGGNFALQMAGSTFMVVPIVIIFMLFQKHIIEGYTISGMK